The following are encoded in a window of Bacteroidota bacterium genomic DNA:
- a CDS encoding 4-hydroxy-3-methylbut-2-enyl diphosphate reductase — protein MTVDQNSGFCWGVVRTIEIAEQELQESKKLYSLGDIIHNPVEIERLEEQGLSTITLGDLHNVKDAKVLIRAHGEPPETFRRAKELGIELIDATCPVVTKVQERIRKFYDNGYQIVIFGKKDHAEVIGLVGHTNGTAIVIKSIPEIDTIDLTKKTVLFSQTTMDKATFYRIRDEIRSRIKAEFEVGTFEEMAIDFHAKDTICGQVSGRDKKLREFSRANDVMIFVAGRKSSNGKVLYEIAKEENPKTYFVEDEKELQPEWFSGAETVGISGATSTPQWLMERVKVSVEAMVPVPS, from the coding sequence GTGACGGTGGACCAGAATTCAGGGTTTTGCTGGGGCGTTGTCCGAACGATCGAAATCGCAGAGCAGGAATTGCAGGAATCGAAAAAGCTCTACTCGCTGGGCGACATCATTCACAATCCGGTCGAGATCGAACGGCTTGAGGAACAAGGACTTTCGACGATCACGCTCGGCGATCTGCACAACGTCAAAGATGCGAAGGTCCTGATCCGGGCGCATGGAGAGCCGCCGGAGACGTTCCGGCGGGCGAAGGAGCTTGGCATTGAGTTGATCGACGCGACATGCCCCGTCGTAACCAAAGTGCAGGAACGCATCAGGAAGTTCTACGATAACGGCTACCAGATCGTCATTTTCGGCAAAAAAGACCATGCTGAAGTGATCGGTCTGGTGGGCCATACAAACGGCACCGCTATTGTCATAAAATCGATCCCAGAGATCGATACGATCGACCTGACGAAAAAGACCGTTCTCTTTTCACAGACGACGATGGACAAGGCGACCTTTTACCGCATACGGGATGAGATCAGATCGCGGATCAAAGCCGAGTTCGAGGTCGGCACGTTTGAAGAAATGGCGATCGATTTCCATGCAAAAGATACGATATGCGGACAGGTTTCGGGACGCGACAAGAAACTCCGTGAATTCTCCCGTGCAAACGACGTGATGATCTTTGTCGCGGGAAGAAAGAGTTCGAACGGAAAGGTACTCTACGAAATAGCGAAAGAAGAGAATCCCAAAACGTATTTCGTGGAGGACGAGAAGGAATTGCAGCCGGAATGGTTCAGCGGCGCCGAGACCGTCGGCATCAGCGGCGCAACCTCGACTCCGCAATGGCTGATGGAGCGGGTAAAAGTTTCCGTGGAAGCAATGGTTCCGGTACCGTCATGA
- the mtaB gene encoding tRNA (N(6)-L-threonylcarbamoyladenosine(37)-C(2))-methylthiotransferase MtaB has translation MKKVSFHTLGCKLNYAETASLEKQFADRGFMIVPFSERSDVCVINTCSVTERADRECRQLVRRAGRTSPDAFIAVIGCYAQLQPEHVASIDGVDVVLGASEKFHLFDYAEGFEKFESPRVFVSPIGAASDFGPAYSGGADDRTRAFLKIQDGCDFNCSFCTIPLARGKSRSQSVEDCVLQAVHLVDQGYREIVLTGVNVGDFGKHDATSLIALLRRLETIDGLERIRISSVEPNLLTDELLDFWVSSEKVCNHFHIPLQSGSDEILKRMRRRYTSSDYRSLVSSIKTKAPDAGIGVDVIVGFPGETDELFRKSFDVLHELPVSYLHVFTYSERPNTPSLELDGRVEPRVRFRRSEMVRILSGQKRQSFYLSQLDSTQKVLIESSIEKGMLSGYTENYIRVSVPYQPSLENSIAEVVLKERTPEGCSGEVKSLEPAAKRIPVEPHSARAFAR, from the coding sequence ATGAAGAAAGTTTCTTTTCATACGCTAGGATGCAAGCTCAACTACGCTGAAACGGCGAGCCTCGAGAAGCAATTCGCCGACCGCGGCTTCATGATCGTTCCGTTCAGTGAGAGGTCGGACGTCTGCGTCATCAATACATGCAGCGTTACGGAACGGGCGGACCGGGAATGCCGTCAGCTCGTCCGCCGGGCAGGGCGCACCTCTCCCGATGCATTCATTGCCGTCATCGGCTGTTACGCGCAGCTCCAGCCGGAGCATGTCGCTTCGATCGACGGCGTTGACGTTGTCCTCGGCGCGAGCGAGAAGTTCCATCTCTTCGATTATGCGGAAGGCTTCGAAAAGTTCGAATCCCCGCGCGTCTTCGTTTCCCCGATCGGCGCCGCATCGGATTTTGGACCGGCCTATTCCGGCGGCGCCGACGACCGGACAAGGGCATTCCTCAAGATCCAGGATGGATGCGATTTTAACTGTTCGTTTTGTACGATTCCGTTGGCGAGGGGAAAAAGCAGGAGCCAATCGGTCGAAGACTGTGTTCTGCAGGCGGTTCATCTGGTCGATCAGGGATACCGGGAAATTGTTCTCACCGGGGTCAACGTCGGAGATTTCGGCAAGCACGACGCCACCTCGCTCATCGCATTGCTGCGGCGGTTGGAAACGATCGATGGTCTCGAAAGGATCCGCATAAGTTCAGTGGAGCCGAATCTCTTGACGGACGAGCTTCTCGACTTCTGGGTCTCGTCGGAAAAGGTTTGCAATCATTTTCACATCCCTCTTCAAAGCGGCAGCGACGAGATTCTGAAACGAATGCGGCGCCGGTATACAAGCTCCGATTACCGGTCGCTTGTCAGCTCCATTAAAACGAAAGCGCCGGATGCCGGGATCGGGGTCGATGTCATCGTCGGATTTCCGGGCGAGACGGATGAATTGTTCAGGAAGTCGTTCGACGTTCTCCATGAACTTCCCGTAAGCTATCTTCATGTGTTCACCTATTCTGAGCGCCCGAATACTCCCTCCCTGGAACTCGACGGACGCGTGGAACCGCGTGTGAGATTCAGGCGGAGCGAGATGGTGAGGATCTTGAGCGGGCAGAAACGTCAGTCGTTTTATCTGTCTCAACTCGATTCAACACAAAAGGTCCTGATAGAAAGTTCAATCGAAAAGGGAATGCTTTCCGGATACACGGAAAATTATATCCGTGTCTCGGTGCCGTATCAACCTTCGCTGGAAAATTCCATCGCAGAGGTTGTTTTGAAAGAGCGCACGCCGGAAGGTTGCAGCGGAGAAGTCAAGAGCCTCGAACCAGCGGCGAAGCGAATCCCCGTTGAGCCCCATTCAGCGCGGGCTTTTGCGCGATAA
- the rpsA gene encoding 30S ribosomal protein S1 produces MSKGINAAPPVFEEEKGYTESEFKELAAIYEKTLGKISQGEIVKGRVVHIGDNEVALDIGFKSEGTVPVNEFPNINDVKIGDEVEVFLESIEDKDGQLVLSRKRADFMRIWERVTRSFESGEVLKGRCLRRIKGGIVVDLMGIDAFLPGSQIDVRPIRDFDALIGKEMDFRVVKINHPSENVVVSHKILVEEEMADQRKAILSSLEKGQILEGSVKAISDFGVFIDLGGVDGLVHITDLSWGRVNHPSEIVKLDQTINVVVLDFDEEKKRISLGYKQLQPHPWENIQNKYPVGTKVNGKVVSLTDYGAFIEIEKGIEGLIHISEMSWTQHVKHPSQIVSMGQMIDAIILSLDKDNKKISLGIKQLEPDPWLSLLQKYPVGSKHTGVVRNLTNFGVFVELEQGVDGLIHISDLSWTKKIRHPGEVVKKGDSIDVVILGVDVDQRRISLGHKQLNDNPWETFSTSYKVGTEVEGKVVRIIEKGVIVELPLGVDGFVPLSQLSQTSIKNIAEAFQIGDTLPLTVIEFDRDSKKIVLSVVEYLRGKEQKLVDEYVSKHKLPPITLKDAIPVSPSPDERAAAEASLH; encoded by the coding sequence ATGTCCAAAGGAATAAACGCAGCACCCCCCGTCTTCGAAGAAGAAAAAGGATACACGGAGTCGGAATTCAAGGAATTAGCGGCGATCTACGAAAAGACGCTCGGCAAGATCTCGCAAGGCGAGATCGTCAAAGGCCGAGTTGTTCATATCGGAGATAATGAAGTCGCGCTCGACATCGGGTTCAAGTCCGAAGGGACCGTGCCGGTGAACGAGTTCCCCAACATCAACGACGTGAAGATCGGCGACGAGGTCGAAGTCTTCCTCGAGAGCATCGAGGACAAGGACGGACAGCTCGTCCTCTCACGGAAGCGCGCTGATTTCATGCGCATCTGGGAGCGCGTGACCCGTTCGTTCGAGAGCGGCGAAGTGCTCAAAGGACGCTGCCTTCGCAGGATCAAAGGGGGCATCGTTGTCGACCTCATGGGAATCGACGCGTTCCTTCCCGGTTCGCAGATCGACGTTCGTCCCATCCGTGATTTCGACGCGCTGATCGGAAAAGAAATGGATTTCCGCGTGGTGAAGATCAACCACCCGTCGGAGAACGTCGTTGTCAGCCATAAGATCCTTGTCGAAGAGGAAATGGCCGACCAGCGGAAAGCGATTCTCAGCAGCCTCGAGAAAGGGCAGATCCTGGAAGGGTCCGTCAAAGCGATCTCCGACTTTGGAGTGTTCATCGACCTGGGCGGAGTCGACGGGCTTGTCCATATTACCGATCTCTCGTGGGGCCGGGTCAACCATCCTTCGGAGATCGTGAAGCTCGACCAGACCATCAACGTCGTCGTGCTCGATTTCGACGAGGAGAAGAAACGCATCTCTCTCGGATACAAGCAGCTTCAGCCGCATCCGTGGGAGAACATCCAGAACAAATACCCGGTCGGGACGAAGGTCAACGGCAAAGTCGTTTCGCTCACCGATTACGGCGCATTCATCGAGATCGAAAAGGGCATCGAAGGCCTTATTCATATCTCCGAGATGAGCTGGACACAGCATGTCAAGCATCCGTCCCAGATCGTTTCGATGGGACAGATGATCGATGCCATAATTTTGTCGCTTGATAAGGACAACAAGAAGATTTCGCTCGGCATCAAACAGCTTGAACCGGACCCGTGGCTTTCGCTCCTCCAAAAATACCCTGTCGGTTCGAAACATACCGGCGTCGTCCGCAACCTGACGAACTTCGGAGTCTTTGTTGAGCTGGAACAGGGCGTGGACGGTTTGATCCACATCTCCGACTTGTCGTGGACAAAGAAAATTCGCCATCCCGGAGAGGTCGTCAAGAAAGGCGATTCCATCGATGTGGTCATCCTCGGCGTCGACGTCGATCAACGGAGAATTTCGCTCGGCCATAAACAGCTGAACGACAATCCGTGGGAGACGTTCTCTACTTCCTACAAAGTCGGGACAGAAGTCGAGGGGAAGGTCGTCCGCATCATCGAGAAGGGGGTCATCGTTGAACTCCCGCTCGGCGTCGACGGATTTGTTCCCTTATCGCAGCTCTCGCAGACTTCGATCAAGAATATTGCCGAAGCATTCCAAATAGGCGATACGCTGCCGTTGACGGTGATCGAATTCGACCGCGACAGCAAGAAGATCGTCCTTTCGGTCGTGGAATATCTGCGTGGGAAGGAACAGAAGCTTGTCGATGAGTATGTTTCGAAGCACAAGCTTCCTCCGATCACGCTGAAGGATGCAATACCTGTTTCGCCGTCTCCCGACGAACGGGCCGCTGCCGAAGCGTCGCTCCACTGA
- the ruvX gene encoding Holliday junction resolvase RuvX: MDKRILGIDYGSARIGIAVSDPLRIIAQSVGTYANKPSVIQSIASLVTAYDVGIIVVGMPYTLKGEKGVKAGEVDRFIRTLKEKIAVEVVTLDERFTTSIAKQTLIQMGTTKKQRRTDKGKIDAMASAIILQSFLDQTKHSIGC; the protein is encoded by the coding sequence ATGGATAAAAGAATCCTCGGGATCGATTACGGCAGCGCAAGAATTGGCATTGCGGTGAGCGATCCTCTAAGAATTATCGCACAGAGCGTCGGGACGTACGCGAATAAACCGTCGGTGATTCAATCCATTGCATCGCTGGTGACAGCATACGACGTCGGCATCATCGTCGTCGGTATGCCGTATACGTTGAAAGGCGAGAAGGGGGTGAAAGCCGGTGAAGTCGATCGATTTATTCGAACGCTTAAGGAAAAAATCGCGGTTGAAGTTGTTACGCTGGATGAACGTTTTACGACGTCAATAGCGAAGCAGACGTTGATTCAAATGGGTACGACGAAAAAGCAGCGGCGGACCGACAAAGGGAAAATCGACGCCATGGCATCGGCGATCATCCTCCAGAGCTTTCTCGACCAGACCAAACATTCTATCGGCTGTTAA
- a CDS encoding ATP-binding protein, giving the protein MQAHDIKEMIEGGEGAQVEFKRKISSAEKIARALIAFANTKGGTILFGVDDDGSIVGVESEKTELDLIDLAGNQYCDPPIAPAIAIVPFNSKDVIAASVEESDDKPHYFLSREDGEENKVFIRVNDKTVLASREVIKVLRDERSDREPLKISIGGNERRLFEYLETSERITVKEYAHLINVSDRRASRILTTLVRAGVVRIHTLEKADFFTLA; this is encoded by the coding sequence ATGCAGGCACACGATATCAAGGAAATGATCGAAGGAGGGGAAGGCGCCCAGGTGGAGTTCAAGCGGAAAATCTCATCCGCGGAGAAAATTGCCCGCGCGTTGATCGCTTTTGCGAACACAAAGGGGGGAACCATCCTGTTCGGCGTCGATGATGACGGTTCCATCGTTGGCGTCGAAAGCGAAAAAACCGAGCTCGACCTCATCGACCTGGCCGGCAATCAGTATTGCGACCCTCCGATCGCGCCGGCGATCGCGATCGTCCCGTTCAACAGCAAGGACGTCATTGCCGCCTCGGTGGAGGAGAGCGACGACAAGCCTCATTACTTTCTCAGCCGCGAAGACGGCGAAGAAAACAAAGTCTTCATCCGCGTCAATGATAAGACCGTTCTCGCCAGCAGAGAGGTGATCAAAGTGTTGCGTGATGAAAGGAGCGACCGGGAGCCGCTGAAAATCTCAATCGGGGGCAACGAGAGGCGCCTGTTCGAATACCTCGAGACAAGCGAACGTATTACGGTAAAAGAGTACGCACATTTGATCAACGTGTCGGACAGGAGGGCGTCGCGAATTCTGACGACGCTCGTCCGGGCGGGCGTTGTCAGAATTCACACGCTGGAGAAAGCAGACTTCTTTACTCTTGCGTAA
- a CDS encoding bifunctional (p)ppGpp synthetase/guanosine-3',5'-bis(diphosphate) 3'-pyrophosphohydrolase: MVQPKYKKKLDDLLVICRKNLRSVNEDLITRAFELSLEAHKHDIRASGEPYFYHPYEVATVVAKEIALDDVSVACALLHDVAEDTDFGIKDIREEFGDTIADIVDGTTKITDIFRSHEITQAESYRKLLLSMVNDIRVMIVKFADRLHNMRTLEYLPLEKQQRLAKETLDIYAPFAHRFGLAKIKWELEDLAFKHLHRKEYEEIVHAIKAKRREREHYIRKFTVPIETHLKDGGFAFEIEGRPKHLYSIYNKMMKRNKPLDEIYDMFAVRIILDTTDDNKCFSVYGIVSEIYKPVAERFKNYISIPKKNGYQSLHTTVIGPEGKMVEVQIRTKAMHEIAERGVAAHWMYKENVATLDKELENWVNWVREIFDQRTDDTPKELMESFKLNLYQDEIYVFTPKGDLKILPKGATPIDFGFEIHSNVGFHTIGAKVNGRIVPLNTILQSGDQVEIITSKKQTPNADWEKFAVTHKAKSAVRHWIKEEERRHIEEGKDLWEKKIKKAKLHVNDDELTKFVHLQRINNTQDFYLGITTQAVDPDAMIGLLLEKTKRPASEQEQLKENGPSQLFDRFVKSARSITSGISLFGANDNFMHNYAKCCNPIPGDEIVGFITTGEGLKIHRKDCRNVASMRLNDEERIVEVSWPPTGDADFIVGVKLSGQDRSGLLNEITHAISTYNNTNIRSVNIATKDSLFDGQFILYVKNTEHLTGIVDRLKRLKGITKVERFEETNG, translated from the coding sequence ATGGTTCAGCCAAAGTACAAGAAAAAGCTCGATGACCTGCTCGTCATTTGCAGGAAGAATCTTCGCTCGGTGAATGAGGACCTCATCACGCGGGCATTTGAGCTAAGCCTCGAGGCGCACAAGCACGACATCCGTGCGTCGGGCGAACCGTATTTTTACCATCCGTATGAAGTTGCAACTGTGGTGGCAAAAGAAATCGCTCTGGACGATGTATCGGTGGCGTGTGCGCTCCTGCACGACGTGGCCGAGGATACCGACTTTGGCATCAAGGATATCCGTGAAGAATTTGGAGACACGATCGCCGATATCGTGGACGGGACGACGAAGATCACCGATATATTCCGGAGCCACGAGATCACCCAGGCGGAAAGCTACCGCAAGCTCCTTCTCTCCATGGTCAACGACATCCGCGTGATGATCGTGAAGTTCGCCGATCGGCTTCACAACATGCGCACGCTGGAATACCTTCCTCTTGAAAAGCAGCAGCGGCTGGCGAAAGAAACTCTGGACATTTATGCTCCGTTTGCTCACCGGTTCGGCCTGGCAAAAATCAAATGGGAGCTCGAAGACCTGGCATTCAAGCATCTCCACCGAAAGGAGTACGAAGAAATCGTCCATGCCATCAAAGCGAAGCGCCGCGAACGTGAGCATTACATCCGCAAATTCACCGTTCCCATTGAAACCCATCTGAAGGACGGGGGATTCGCTTTCGAGATCGAAGGGCGGCCGAAGCACTTATACAGCATCTACAATAAAATGATGAAGCGGAACAAGCCTCTCGACGAGATTTACGATATGTTCGCCGTTCGCATCATTTTGGATACCACCGACGACAACAAATGCTTCTCCGTTTACGGCATTGTCTCGGAGATCTACAAACCGGTGGCCGAACGATTCAAAAACTATATTTCGATCCCCAAAAAGAACGGCTATCAGTCGCTGCATACCACCGTCATCGGCCCGGAAGGGAAGATGGTCGAAGTACAGATCCGCACAAAAGCGATGCATGAAATTGCCGAACGAGGCGTCGCGGCTCACTGGATGTATAAGGAGAATGTCGCAACGCTCGACAAGGAACTGGAGAACTGGGTGAATTGGGTCCGTGAAATTTTCGACCAGCGCACCGACGATACTCCAAAGGAGCTGATGGAAAGCTTCAAGCTGAATCTGTACCAGGATGAGATCTATGTCTTCACGCCGAAAGGCGACCTCAAGATCCTGCCGAAAGGGGCGACGCCGATCGACTTTGGCTTCGAAATTCACTCGAATGTCGGCTTCCATACGATCGGGGCGAAGGTCAATGGCCGCATCGTCCCGTTGAACACGATCCTTCAGAGCGGCGACCAGGTTGAAATTATCACGTCGAAGAAACAGACGCCCAACGCCGACTGGGAGAAATTTGCCGTTACCCACAAAGCGAAGTCAGCGGTCCGGCATTGGATCAAAGAAGAAGAGCGACGGCATATCGAAGAAGGGAAAGACCTCTGGGAAAAAAAGATCAAGAAGGCCAAGCTCCACGTCAACGACGACGAGCTGACGAAGTTTGTCCACCTCCAGCGGATCAACAACACCCAGGATTTCTACCTCGGGATCACGACACAAGCGGTCGACCCGGACGCCATGATCGGACTGCTGCTTGAAAAGACCAAACGCCCGGCATCCGAACAGGAACAGCTGAAGGAAAACGGTCCGTCGCAGCTCTTCGACCGCTTTGTAAAGAGCGCGAGGAGCATTACAAGCGGCATATCGCTGTTCGGCGCCAACGACAACTTCATGCACAATTACGCCAAGTGCTGCAATCCGATCCCCGGAGACGAGATCGTTGGGTTCATCACGACCGGCGAGGGGTTGAAGATCCACCGCAAAGACTGCAGAAATGTCGCGTCGATGCGTTTGAATGACGAAGAGCGCATCGTCGAAGTTTCGTGGCCCCCCACGGGAGATGCGGATTTTATCGTCGGAGTGAAGCTGTCCGGGCAGGATCGCTCCGGTTTGCTCAACGAGATCACCCACGCCATATCGACGTACAATAATACGAATATTCGGAGCGTCAATATCGCAACGAAGGATTCTCTTTTCGACGGACAGTTCATTCTCTACGTCAAAAACACCGAGCATCTCACCGGTATCGTCGATCGGCTGAAGCGGCTGAAGGGGATCACAAAAGTCGAGCGGTTTGAAGAGACCAATGGATAA
- a CDS encoding RNA methyltransferase, whose product MLDSKGFPVYFVVIMRKLTHEEIALKRTPLERISARPRLPIYAMAENVRSLYNVGSIFRSSDGALVQRLFLAGFTPSPPRKEIDKTALGATETVPWEFRKNPVEIIHRLKNEGVKICALELAAESKPYFKLTKKDFPLCLVVGNEITGVSNEIMQEADMAVEIPMFGNKQSLNVAVAFGIVVYDCVRILTPDA is encoded by the coding sequence TTGCTTGATTCAAAAGGTTTTCCCGTTTACTTTGTCGTCATCATGAGAAAACTGACGCACGAAGAGATTGCGTTGAAACGGACTCCTCTCGAGAGAATTTCCGCCCGTCCTCGCTTGCCGATCTATGCGATGGCCGAGAACGTCCGAAGCTTATACAACGTCGGCTCCATTTTTCGAAGCTCCGACGGCGCATTGGTTCAGAGACTTTTCCTCGCCGGCTTCACTCCGTCCCCACCAAGAAAAGAGATCGACAAGACCGCCCTCGGAGCGACGGAGACCGTTCCTTGGGAGTTCCGCAAGAATCCCGTGGAGATCATTCACCGGCTGAAGAATGAGGGAGTAAAAATCTGCGCCCTCGAACTGGCAGCGGAAAGCAAGCCCTATTTCAAGTTGACGAAGAAAGATTTTCCGCTGTGTCTCGTCGTGGGCAACGAAATCACCGGCGTCTCAAACGAGATCATGCAGGAAGCGGACATGGCCGTCGAAATCCCGATGTTCGGCAACAAGCAATCCCTCAACGTCGCCGTCGCGTTCGGCATCGTCGTGTACGACTGCGTCCGAATTCTGACGCCGGATGCATGA
- the cmk gene encoding (d)CMP kinase: MKPLIIAIDGPAASGKSTTAKLVAAKLGYLHVDTGAMYRAMTLKVIEAGIDPDNAAKISALAASTRIRLVSVDGAYRVELDGVDVTEKIRSAEVTKAVSAVSMVPEVRQLMVHEQREMGKRGAIVLEGRDIGSVVFPKADVKIYMVAQPRERAVRRSKELAAKGITKEVDELEREIAERDNKDSSRAISPLTKASDAVTLDTTTLSIEEQVEFIVQKAKEKLR; encoded by the coding sequence TTGAAGCCCCTCATTATTGCCATCGACGGGCCGGCAGCTTCCGGCAAAAGCACGACGGCGAAGCTTGTCGCAGCGAAGCTCGGATATTTGCATGTCGATACCGGGGCAATGTATCGCGCGATGACGCTGAAGGTGATCGAAGCGGGAATCGACCCCGATAACGCCGCAAAGATCTCTGCCTTGGCAGCATCGACCAGAATTCGGCTCGTCTCTGTGGACGGCGCGTACAGAGTTGAACTCGACGGCGTTGATGTCACCGAGAAGATCAGATCGGCCGAAGTCACGAAGGCCGTCAGCGCGGTGAGCATGGTCCCCGAGGTTCGCCAGTTGATGGTGCACGAACAGCGGGAAATGGGAAAGCGGGGGGCGATCGTTCTTGAAGGAAGGGATATCGGAAGCGTCGTATTTCCGAAGGCTGACGTGAAAATTTACATGGTCGCGCAGCCGCGTGAGCGGGCGGTCCGGCGCAGCAAGGAATTGGCGGCAAAGGGAATTACAAAAGAAGTCGACGAGCTGGAACGAGAGATCGCGGAACGGGACAACAAGGACTCCAGCAGGGCGATCAGCCCGCTGACGAAGGCTTCCGATGCGGTCACGCTCGATACGACCACCCTCAGCATAGAGGAACAAGTAGAATTCATCGTGCAGAAGGCAAAGGAGAAATTGCGTTGA
- the mtgA gene encoding monofunctional biosynthetic peptidoglycan transglycosylase, producing MKFVQIRRSFFENLGSVTAWCRRHPAQSVVYGIGLFFSLEYLSLPNNSLQKLETSNPQRTALMRQREEEAAKAGKPFHVQQTWVPLNRISPNIAHAVIVSEDGTFYENGGVDWYEVEESIEKNLEEGRAARGASTISQQLAKNLFLSTSKNPLRKLQELIITLRMERLLSKERILEIYLNIVEWGNGIFGVEAAARKYFGKPAADLSREEAARLAAVIPSPLRHQPTQSSAYVEKRASLILERMTARGY from the coding sequence GTGAAGTTTGTTCAGATTCGAAGATCATTCTTTGAGAACCTCGGCTCCGTCACAGCATGGTGCCGCCGTCATCCGGCGCAAAGCGTGGTGTACGGGATCGGTCTCTTTTTCTCGTTGGAATATCTCTCCCTCCCGAACAACAGCCTGCAAAAGCTTGAAACATCGAACCCGCAAAGGACCGCGCTGATGAGGCAACGCGAAGAAGAAGCCGCGAAAGCGGGAAAGCCGTTTCATGTGCAGCAGACCTGGGTTCCGCTCAATCGTATCTCTCCGAACATTGCCCATGCTGTGATCGTGTCCGAGGACGGAACGTTTTACGAGAACGGCGGAGTCGATTGGTATGAAGTTGAAGAGTCGATCGAAAAGAACCTCGAAGAAGGCCGGGCAGCCCGCGGGGCGAGTACCATTTCACAGCAGCTTGCGAAGAACCTCTTCCTTTCAACGTCGAAGAACCCGTTGCGCAAGCTACAAGAGCTGATCATTACGCTCCGTATGGAGAGGCTCCTTTCCAAAGAACGGATCCTCGAGATCTACTTGAACATCGTCGAGTGGGGCAACGGCATTTTCGGCGTTGAAGCCGCCGCAAGAAAATATTTTGGAAAGCCGGCCGCGGATCTGTCGCGCGAGGAAGCAGCCAGGCTGGCAGCGGTGATCCCAAGTCCGCTGCGCCATCAACCTACTCAATCATCCGCATACGTTGAAAAGCGGGCATCACTCATACTGGAGCGAATGACAGCGCGAGGATACTAA